ATCAAATATTGCTTAAGCCATGTTGCTGGATATGCTGATGAATGCTCAGTTTGTGCCGGAACAGGAAAATGCCATCTCTACGAATGATGTAAGTGGATATTGGATTCTGCGTTTTGGCTAATAGATTTTATCTCAAATATTTATGATAGAGTATTGGGTAAGGGGCATCTACCAAAAGGGGAGGACACGAATCAAAGAATTGGTTCTGAGGATGACTCATATAGAGACTATCAGTTGAACTTGGCACCAAAGCTATAGCCCCTGGCCTTGAAAAGTTGCAATTTTGAGCTATGCTGTAGAGAAGAGTTGAAGATGGTTTTGGCTCTTCTTTCACCTTTTGTAGCTTGTATGTTAGTATTATTTTCTGCTTAACTGGTTAGATCATTTCTTCTACACATTCTGAAGATTTTTGGGTATAAATCTTATCCTGCAATTAGCAGAGCAAAGTAGAAAAATTGTATTTGTTGGATTATTTTTCTGTACAACATTGTGCAAGTCTATCTTATCAAGTGATAAAAGTACCTCAACTTTCATCTGAACAAGTGAATTTTGTCTTGTACTTGTAAGTGTAGCTACGTCATAATTGTTCAATTCCTCGATAGCATTGATACCTGTGAAAAGCTGAGTCTTCTGCTTTACTAACTAATAGGAGTATTACTCTTTGCCCAGGTCCTAATTCTTAATAAATTTTGGGTCTTTATCATTAAGCTGGTCGATCAGCTTACCTGGCAAGCTTTTGGAATAGCAGAAATTCTAGTTAGTGTGAAGAACTTAGAGCACCTTTACACATGAACTAGGTTAATGAATAAGGGCAACATCACCTTATATTTGGCGGTTTGCTGCCTGCTGCTTTAGCTGCTTCTTGAAGGCTTCTGCAGCCATGAAAACGTTGGTAGGTCTCTCCCATCCTTGGCCATATATACCATATCCTTTCTTAGGATGAGGTTGAATTAGGTACTCAAGCACTTGCAATTCTTCTGCATCTACCCAGTAGATACAGTTCACAGGACACAAGTCAACTGAGACCTGTTCGAAAGATACCCATGAATTGCTCTCATATGAACTATCTGGCCTTACTAGATCTGGAACATGATTAGTTATGTGTTTAGTAGTTTTATCTAACTAATGCTGTGCTCGTCTGGCTCACCTGAATTTCTGTTTCATCATCTCCATATTGAACTTTAACACGTGCACATCCCAGAGATTCATCCATAGTGAACGTGTTTCTAGCATGGTAGACGCATTCTCTGCAACCTACAGCAATTCAAGAGTTGAGTTCATCGGACGGGATAGGCAAGAAGAGTAAACTGTGAAGAATGCCTAGCTACAGATGGTTATCGTGATTCTTCTCAGTCTGATCTCTGAAGGGTAGTCCATCCATGATCAAGTactgaaaaaaaatgatgattaTACCTATACAGGCATTCTGATCAACAAACAGTGCTTGGGGTCTCAAGGGACCATTCCACACACTATAATCGACACCAGATGCGTCTTTTCCGAATGAATTCTGAAACCACCCAATAGAAGCATTAGACTGTCTCCTCATATCCCTACTCATGAGAACCTTATAGGCCTCATTCATCAACAGGGCACGATCATGACCCTGAAACAAAATATAGGTAATAATATTTCAGGTGTGCTGGTAAAACTGTGCGAGTACTACATGTGATTGAATTAGACGCTAGAACTAGTACAAGAAGTGAGATTAATGTAGGATGAAGGCATGAAGGGGCCGGTTGCGAAGAACTGCAGAGTAAGACGAAGGAGCTTTGTATGGATATGAAGTCGTGTGGCCAGAAAATGATCACCTTTTGACCTGCAATATCAGGATGATATTTCTTTTGGAGTTTCCTATAAGCTTCTTTGATTTGTTGAGAAGTTGGATCAATTGAAACCCCAAGCAACGTGTAGTAATTCCTATCATGTTCTCCCAGTTTAGCGTCCATCCTTCGTTGACAACATCTGG
The genomic region above belongs to Coffea arabica cultivar ET-39 chromosome 7c, Coffea Arabica ET-39 HiFi, whole genome shotgun sequence and contains:
- the LOC113697929 gene encoding chaperone protein dnaJ C76, chloroplastic-like; this translates as MPTSVISFYQPKFGQIHCPFFSNMSIPSHRTPHKGKAAAARCCQRRMDAKLGEHDRNYYTLLGVSIDPTSQQIKEAYRKLQKKYHPDIAGQKGHDRALLMNEAYKVLMSRDMRRQSNASIGWFQNSFGKDASGVDYSVWNGPLRPQALFVDQNACIGCRECVYHARNTFTMDESLGCARVKVQYGDDETEIQVSVDLCPVNCIYWVDAEELQVLEYLIQPHPKKGYGIYGQGWERPTNVFMAAEAFKKQLKQQAANRQI